Genomic segment of Candidatus Methylomirabilota bacterium:
CCGGCCAACGCTCCAGGCGAGGACTAAGCCATGAACGACGACAAGGAGCGAAACAAAAGGCTGAAGGTCAGTCTGGCCATGCTCGGAATCGCGCTCGTCCCCATTGCGATCCTCACGCTGCTCTCTTAAAGGAGCGAACCATGGTCAAAGTCGGGCGGTTCGTCACCGATCCCAGGGCTGGCGCTTACTGCCACCTAACACTCGATGGCGGTGAGAAAGTCATCGTCCACCACGAGAAGGGCGGCTTCAAGGGTGGCCTGCTCACCATCGAAGTTTCGAAGTTCATGGGCTTAAGCTCCGACCGGATCTTCGCGTGCAACCTGGACAGTCCGAAGGGGAGCGGCGTCCTGGCGTGGCTAACGCGAGGCGCCGACCCTACCAGCCTCGCGGCGACGCCGCTGGGCGCTGTGGTCGAGTTCGTCAAGGATGCTGGGTCGCTCACCGAGCTGAAGGACAGGTGTGCCAAGCTAATGGCCGGCCAATAGGCGAGCAGCGGGAGCGAAGCTGACCGTGGAGTTCCGTGACCTATTGCTAGGACTCGTCCTCGTCTGGCTTGCGGCAAAGCTCGCCGGGGAGGGCATGGAGCGGATCGGCCAGACTGCCGTCCTGGGTGAACTCTTGGCCGGAGTCATCATTGGGCCGGGTGTCCTGGGACTCGTGCACGAATCGGAAATGCTGCACGCCCTCGCGGAGTTGGGCGTCCTGATCCTCCTCTTCGAAGTGGGGCTGGAATCCGATCTCGGCGAGCTGCTGCGGGCTGGTGCCCAGGCGACGCTGGTCGCCCTGATCGGCGTCACGCTGCCGTTCGCGGTAGGTTACGGCGTCATGCACGCACTGGGCTCCCCGGGGCTCGTGGCTGTCTTCGTCGGCGCCACGCTCACCGCGACCAGCGTCGGTATTACGGCCCGCGTGCTCGCCGACCTCGGTCGTCTTCACGATGCTGCCGCGAAGGTTATCCTCGGGGCGGCAGTCGTGGACGACATCCTCGGTCTGATCATCCTCGCGGTAGTGACGGGGATCGCTCAGACTGGCAGCATGTCGCTGTGGTCGGTGAGCATGCTGTCGGCAAAGGCGGTCCTGTTCCTGCTAGTGGCCATCCTGGTGGGCATTCGGCTCGCGCCCACTCTGATCGACTGGATCGGACGCCTGAAGGCACGAGGGACCCTGATCGTCTACTCGGTCGTCTTCGCGGTGGCGCTAGCAGCCACCGCCGACCTCATCGGTCTGGCGACGATTATCGGGGCGTTCGCAGCAGGACTGGTTCTGGCGACGACGGAGCGACGTTCTCACATCGAGGAGCGCGTCAAGCCAGTCGCCGATCTTCTGGTGCCGGTGTTCTTCGTCACGATAGGGATGAAGGTCCAACCCTGGATGCTGAACCCGTTTGCCGAGAACGCACAGTTCGGCATCGCAATGCTGTTGACAGCAGTCGCTGTCGCCTCCAAGTTGACGGCTGGCCTCGCCGTCTACCAGCGCGGTGTGCGTCGGTGGCCGGTGGCGGTCGGTATGGTGCCGCGCGGCGAAGTCGGTCTGATCTTCGCAGGGGCAGGCCTTGCAGCGGGCGTGATCGCAGAGGACTTGTACTCAGCGCTCGTCGCGGTGGTGATGCTTACGACGTTCGTGGCTCCTCCGTGGCTGAAGGCCCTTTATAAGGCCCCGAAGTAGGACGATGCGGGTCGAGATGCGACCTCTGCAGCTTGGCTTGGCATTCCCTCATATCGGGGCTGTTGCGCTTGGTGGGCTAGTCGACAGCGTGGCTCACGGCATCACATGAGACGAAGGGGAAGAGGCCATGGGCATGCTCGCGGGGTTGGGGCCGTGGAGGCTTTCTGCTCCCGGCAAAAGGGTCAGGCGAGCGCAATGCGAGTTCCGTCACGCTAGCCGCGGATCCTCGGTCTACCAGCAGGGCGATATCCTCGTCAATACCCAGGCGAGTCTCCTCGGCCATTCCATGGCCCCGGCCTCGACCCTGGCCACGATCGCGGTCGTGGTCTTCAGCGTCGCCGATCTCGAGCGGATGAAGACACTTCGATCTGTCGCCACTGGCGGGCTGGTGCTCACCTGTCTTGTGACGCTTGCGAGTTCCTGCTCATCGCGGTCGGCATTCTCGCGAACGGCGTCTTCGCCGGCTCTGAGATCGCGCTGGTGTCGTCACGCATCAGCCGCCTAGCCGAGCTGCGGCAGCGATCGGTTCGCGGGGCAGCCGCCGCGATGCAGCTCAAAGAGACGCCCGAGACCTTCCTCGCCACGATTCAGATTGCGATCACGGCGGTGGGAACGCTGACCTCCGCCGTCGGTGGCGCGACGGCCGTCGAAGCCCTCTCCCCGTGGCTCATGCGGGTTGGTCTGGGCGGGGCCGCCCAGACCGTTGCGCTCGGCATCGTGATCGTGGCGATCACGTACACGTCTCTAATCATTGGCGAGCTGACGCCGAAGGCGATCGCGCTGGGCGACCCCGAACGCCTGGCCTGCCTGATGGCGCCACTGATCGCCGCGATCAGCCGGGCATCGGCGTTGATCGTTCATGTCCTGAGCGCTTCGACGAACCTCGTTTTGAAGCTTCTGGGGATGGGAACGCCGAAGGAGTCGCCGTTCGTGTCGGAGGAAGACGTCAGGTACCTGGTCCGTGAGGGCGCTCGGAAGGGCATCTTCGAGAAGCTCGAGGAGCAGCTGGTGCACAACGTCTTCGAATTCGCCGATACGACGGTTCGGGAGATCATGACCCCGTGCCCACACGTCAAAGGGCTTGAACTCGGCACAGCCCCGGAGGCTGTTCTTGGGAAAGCCCTGGAGGTCGGCCACTCCCGGATCCCGGTGTATCAGGGCTCGGTCGAGGCGATCGTGGGCATCGTGACACTGAAAGACCTGCTGGCCGTCGTGGCCCGTGGCGAGACGCTGCGATTGCCGTCCCTCCTGCGGGCGGCGGTGTTCGTGCCTGAGACCGTCCGGATTAGTCATCTGCTGCGCCAGCTCCAACAGACACGCTAGGGGCTCGCGATGGTCGTGGACGAGTACGGCAGCGTTGTCGGCCTCGTGACCGTCGAAGACGTCGTGGAAGAGATCGCCGCCGAGATCCGCGACGAGGGCGAGCATCCGGCAGAAGTCATCACCAATCTCCCGGACGGGTCGGTGGTGCTGGACGGAATGACGCCTCTCGACGAGGTTGAACGCCACCTCGGCATCGCGCTGCTGCACCGCGCGACTACGCGACCGTCGCCGGACTGCTCCTCCACACGCTCAACTCCGGTCCGACGCGCGGCATGTCAATCGTCGTCGCCCGGCGACGATGGACCGTCCTCGAGATGGATGGTCCCCGGATCCGGCGTGTCGGCGTCCAGCCGGAATGATCAGCACACGGCAGGGCAGGCAGACTGCAGATCCACGGTGATGCTTGATCTCTCCGTCGTCTTCTTCGTCTACACGAGGAAGAGAGCTTCACGGTGCTTCTTGGTTGCGCGATCAAGTCGGGCCGGCTGTCGAAGGTCTGAACACGACCGCCACGCCCCGAGGAGCGACCACCCGACTTCACCCAGGAATTACCCAGGAAGTTGCTCCCAAGGAGCGCCAAAGAATCCCAAAGCCGCTGACGTAAGAAAGGCTAGTTGGCTAGGCTGTCTTTGTGGCGCCTTGGCTCCAGTCTCGATTTGAAAAGGGCTCATCCCCTACGGGCGATTAAGGCATGGCTAGTAGGGCGAGGTAGAGGGGAAGGACGACTCGAAGTTTTCTCAAAGTGCGGTGACTCGCCGACGCTTCCTGCGAGTCACTGCTGCTCACAGCTGCCTAGGCGCCGTCTCCACGGAAACTTGCGTCGATGGTGGCGAGAGCGACATTGCGTGACCGTGAGCGACACGGAGCGCCACGCGCTGGTCACTTTAGAAGGCCAGTGCTCTATCCAGCTGAGCTACAGGCGCGTGTCTTGAAAATCTTAACCGGAAAGGCCGAACTATGCTCGGACCTATGCCTCGCGCGCGGCGCACGCACCATGCGAGGCCCCCGAGACATTCGACTCATCCGAGCTCCCGGATCCGGGCCGTCGTGTAACCCAGGAGCCCTCCGAGGACGGCCTCGTTGTCGGATCCCGGCCGTCGCGACCAGCCGGCCACCCGGCCCGGGGTGCGGGAGAGCAATGGCACGATCCCCTGCGTGACGATCTCGCCCATCTCCGGATGGGTGAGCCGCACCAGATCGCCGCGGCTCCAGCAATGCGGCTCGCGCACCAGGTCGGCCACCGAGTTGACCGCGCTCGCTGCCAGCCCGGCGCCACGAAGCGCGGCGACCGCCTCGGCGGCGGGCAGCGTGCCGACCAGCTTGACCACGTCCTCGCGAACGCCGTCGCGATCCTCGGGCGGCGGCCGACGGCCCAGCCGCGTGAGCGCCTCGCCAACGGCGCTCCAGGACGGAGCCGACGCCGCCACGAAGCGGCCGTCGGCGGCCTCGACGGTGACGCTGGCCGGGTAGAGCGGCGACTCCCCACCCGCGCGCTCGCGGCGGATGCCGAGTGCGCTGCGCGCCGCCAGCAGGTCGCCGGTCAGCCGGAGGGCGGCCTCGAACATCGCGGTGTCCACCACCTGCCCCTGGCCGTCCGCGTCGCGCCGCAACAGCGCGGCCACCATGCCCAACACGTTGAAGAGCGCGGTGGAGTAGTCGCCGGCCATGACCCCGTCGCGCACCGGCGGGCGGTCCGGCCAGCCATTGAGATAGGTAATCCCGCCGAAGGCGAGCCCGACCGGGTTGAACGCGGCGCGTGCGGTGTAGGGCCCGCTCTGCCCGAAGCCGGACGAGCGCAGCAGCACGAGCCGCGGGTTGGCCGCGAGGAGGGTGGCCGGAGCGAGATCCCAGCGCTCGAGCGTGCCGGGCCGGAAGTTCTCCACGATCACGTCGCTCTGCCGAACCAGCGCGAGGAACGCCTCCCGTCCGACGGGCGCGCGCACATCGAGTGTGATGCTGCGCTTGTTGCGGTTGGTGACGACGAAGCCCGGGCTCTTGCGGCCCTGGGCATCCGCGGCCACGCTTGGCAGCTCGACCATGATCACGTCGGCGCCGAAGTCGCCGAGCAGGGCGGCGGCCGCGGGGCCGGCCAGCCACTGCGAGAGGTCGAGCACGCGGACCCCGCGCAGCGGGCCCCATCCGCTGGAGAACGTCCGCTCCGGCGCGTCGACTCGCGCCCGGGCCTCGAGCCACTCGATCGCCGATCGGACGATGTCCGTATGCTCACCGAGCCGGGGGGCGCGCCGCGGAGGCGCGGCCGGGGTCCGCGAGAGCTTCGGCACTGCCGCGGGCGCGAGGAACTCCGTTCCGGTCGCCGACGTGAGAGGCACGATGGCCTCGCGCGCCTTCACGTGCGCGTCCCCCACGATGTCGTCCGCCGAGCGCACCGCGGTCCCGGCCACGCCGGCCGCGGCGAAGCGAGCCTCGACGTCGGCCTGGTCGTGCGCGGCGATCCACGTGCCCACCAGCTCGTCGGAGGCCGGCCGGTTCTGGAGCCGCGCGGCGGGCGTGGAGAACCGCGGATCCTTCGGCGCGTCGGGCTTCTCGATCGCCTGGCAGAGGCGGGCGAAGGGCTGGTCGCCCGCGCCGGACACCGCGATCCAGCCGCCGTCCCGCGTGCGGTAGACGTTCGCCGGCACCACGATGGGCGACTCGGTGCCGAGCCGCTCGGCCACTGTCCCGGTCCGGTCGTGGCGCACGACCACCTCTTCCTGCATCCGCAGCGCGGTCTGATAGAGGCCGATGTCCACCACCTGTCCGCGGCTGCTGCGCCGGGCGTGAAAGACCGCCATCAAGAGCCCGCTCGCGCCGTGGATCGCGGTCCAGCCCTCGGCCAGCGGCACCGTGACCGCCAGCGGCGCACGGTCCGGGAACCCGGTGACGAACTGCATGCCGGAGAAGGCCTGGGCGATGCGGTCGTCGCCACGGACGCCGGCCAGCGGGCCGGTCTGCCCGAAGGGCGAGATGCGCAGAGTGACGAGCCGCGGGTTGCGGCGCTCCAGCGCCGCTGGCCCGAGCCCCGCCGTCTCGAGCCGCCCCGGCCCCAGGTCCTCCACCAGCGCGTCGGCGGTGGCGAGCAGCCGCGCCAACCACGGCTCGGCCGAGAGATCCGCGATCTCGGCCCTCACCGAATACTTCCCACGGTTCTCCGACTGGAAGGCGAGCGAGTCCTCGCCGTCGAGACCGGGCCCGCGCCGCCGCATCGGCGAGCCGGTCGCCGGCTCGATCTTGATCACGGTGGCCCCGAGATCGGCGAGGAGCCCGCCCGCCATCTCGCCGGCGAGCGTCTCGGCCAGCTCCACGATCACCACCCCGGCGAGCGCGCCACCGCGCCCGGCGCCAGGCAGCGCGGGGGGCTCGCTCATCGCCGTCATGCCAGCCCGAAGACGCGGGCCGCGTTGCCGTAGAGCCACTTCTCCTTGACCGCGTCCTTCAGCGGCAGCGCGAGGTACTCCTGGATCAGCGTCTCGTACGGCTGCCCGATTAGCCCGGCCGACAGGCCAACCAGCACCTTGTCCTGGATCAGCGTGTTGCCGAACTGCATCAGCATCTCCCAGCCCGAGCCGGGCTGGCCCAGGTACCGTCCGCGATGCGCGGACGTGTCCATGTACAGGTTCGGGTGCCGGCGCACCAGCGCGACCATCTCGTTCACCCAGGGCCAGCCGCCGAGCCCGCCGATGATCTTGAGCTCGGGGAAATCCATCGCGACCTGGTCGAGGTTGGCCGGGTGGCCGAGGTCATAAGGGCGATCGTTGGCGTAGTTCATCGAGGAGTAGATGCGCACCGGGATGCCCAGCTCGGCCGCCTTGGTGTAGAGCGGGTAGTAGCGGCGGTCGCGTGCGGGGATGCAGTCCACCAGCGCCGAGATGCCCAGGGCACAGAAGCCCTCGTCGCGCACCAGGCGCTCCAGCTCGCGCACCCCGCTCATGCCGTGGAACGCGTTGATGCTGATCCGGGCCAGCCCCAGGAAGCGGCCGGGGAACCGCCGCAGGAGCTGCGCCTGCTCCTCATTCGAGATGCCGAAAGGGACCGAGCGCACGATGCCGAGCTTGCCGAGCTTCTCGACGTAGTCGTCCAACTCCTCGTCCGGACGGTGGTCGGCTCCCTCGCGCCGGGCGCGGAAGATCCGCCCGTAGTTGGCCATGCCGTAGCCGGCGGGCTTCTCCGTCGCGGCGCCCGCCGCCTCCGCTGGGGCCGCGGCGGGCTTCTTCTCCACGTTCGCCCCGTACGGCACGCTGCACTCCATGTCGATGATCCGTAGCATTCGATCGCTCCTCCTCGAGTAAGGGATCGCGGCGAATACAGTACCGCGATCGGGCCCGTCTTGACAGTGCCGCCTCCCCCCCTCAAGATTCCCGTCGGAGGAAATCCCCCGTGAGAGCCATCCTGACCATCCTGACCGCGATCCTGCTGTTCCTACCCGCCCCGGCCCACGCCCAGAGCGTGCTCCGCATCGGGCTCAACGACGACCCGGACGCGCTCGACCCGACAATCAGCCGCGCCTACACCGGCCGCCTGGTCTTCGCCGCGCTCTGCGACAAGCTCTTCGACGTCACCCCAGACCTCAAGATCGTGCCCCAGCTCGCCACCGGGTACGAGTGGGCGGCCGACCGCAAGTCGATCGTGATCAAGCTGCGCCCGGGCGTGCGCTTCCAGGACGGCGAGCCGTTCAACGCGGAGGCGGTGCGCTTCAACATCGACCGCCACCAGAACACGCCAGGATCCTTCCGCAAGTCGGAGATCGCCGAGATCGCCAGCGTGGACGTGGTGAACGACCTCACGGTGCGCTTCAACCTCTCGCAGCCGCTGGTGCCCCTGCTCGCCGCGCTGACCGACCGCGCCGGCATGATGGTCTCGCCCAAGGCGGCCAAGGCTCTCGGCGACAAGCTCGGCACCCAGCCGGTCTGCGCCGGCCCCTACAAGTTCGTGCAGCGGGTGGCCCAGGGCAAGATCGTGGTGGAGAAGGTGGCCGACTACTGGGACAAGGGCGCCTTCTCAATCGACCGCATCGAGTTCGTGCCCATCACCGACTCCACCTCGCGCTTGGCCAGCCTGCGCTCCGGCGACCTGCAGATGATCGAGCGCGCGTCACCCACCGACCTGGCCGAGATCCGGGGCGACTCGAAGCTGAAGGTGACCGGCGTGCCCGAGCTGGGCTACCAGATGATTCCCCTGAACGTGGCGAACGGCGCGAAGAGCAAGGTCTTCGCGGACGCCCGCGTGCGCCAGGCCCTGGATCTCGCGATCGACCGCGAGACGCTGGTGAAGACCGTGTTCAATGGCGAGTACATCGCGGGCAACCAGTTCATCAGCCCGGCCAACCCGTACTACGACCAGAAGATGCCGGTCGCCAAGCGCGACGTCGCGAAGGCGAAGCAGCTCCTCAAGGACGCGGGGCAGTCGAGCCTCGCCTTCACGCTGGTGGTGCCCCCGGAGCGCGATCGGCAGGAGGCGTCGCTGATCCTGCACGCCATGTGGGCGGAGGCCGGCATCACCGCGAACCTCCAGACGCAGGAGAACGTGACGATGCTGCAATCCGGGCGCAAGGGCGACTTCGAGGCCTACTTTACGTTCTGGAGCGGCCGGCCCGACCCCGACGGCAACGTCTACTCGTTCACGACCTGCAAGGGCGCGCAGAACGACAGCCACTACTGCAACGCCGACGTGGACGCGCTGCTCACCAAGGCCCGGCAGGTCGCGGATCAGGCCGAGCGCAAGAAGCTCTACGACCAGGCCACCGAGATCATGGCGAAGGACGTGCCGCGTCTGATCCTATGGCACCGCCGCGTCTTCACCGCGTTCAGCAGCCGGGTGCAAGGCTTCACGCCCTACCCCGACGGGATCATCCGCTTCCGAGGCCTCAAGCTGAACTGATCGGCATGGTGCTCTGGCTCTACGTGGCGCGCCGGATCGCGATCCTGGTGCCCACGCTGTTCTTCGTCTCGGTGCTCATCTTCTCGCTGCAGCAGCTGCTGCCTGGCGACGCGGCGGTGGCGCTGGCCGGCGAGGAGAACGACCCGGCCGCGGTCGCGGCCATCCGCGCGCGCTACCACCTGGATCGGCCGGTCGTGGTGCAGTATGGCCTCTGGCTCGGCCGCGTGCTGGTCGGCGACTTCGGCGAGTCGCTGCGCAGCCGCATCCCGGTGCGCGAGCTGCTGGCTTCCAAGCTGCCGGTCACGGTGGAGCTGGCGTTCTGCTCGATGCTGATCGCGCTCTGCATCGGCATCCCGGCCGGCATCCTCTCGGCCACCCGCAAGGGCACGGCGGTGGACGTGGTGGCCAACTTCTTCGCGCTCTCCGGTCTTTCCGTGCCGCACTTCTGGCTGGGCATCATGCTCATCTTGTTGTTCGCGGTGCGCCTGGGCTGGCTGCCCGCCTCCGGCTACGTGCCGCCCTGGGAGGACCTGCGCCGGAACCTGACCACGATCCTGCTGCCCTCGCTCGTGCTCGGCACCGGCGTGGCCGGCGTCATCATGCGCCACACCCGCAGCGCGATGCTGCAGACCCTCGGCGCCGACTACGTGCGCACCGCGCGGGCCAAGAGCGTGCCCGAGCGCCTGGTGGTGCTGAAGCACGCCCTGCGCAACGCGCTGATCCCGGTTATCACCCTGGGCGCCATCGAGTTCGGCCGCTTGCTCTCCGGCGCGGTGCTCACCGAGCAGGTCTTCGCCATTCCCGGCTTCGGCAAGCTGCTGGTCGACGGCGTGTTCAACCGCGACTACGCGGTGGTGCAGGCGGTGGTGCTGGTCTCGGCCATGCTCTACGTGCTGCTGAACCTGGGCGCCGACGTGCTGTACTTCCTGGCCAACCCGCGCTTGCGGGACTCCACGTGAACGTCGCCCCGGCCGTCCTTGGCGCGCCGTCCGGGGTGGTGGCCACGCGGCGCTACAAGGCCGCGCGGCAGCTCGCGCGCCGGCCGGCGGCCATCGTCGCGCTCGCGGTCGTCCTCGCGTTCATCCTGGCGGCCCTCGCCGCGCCGCTGCTCGCCCCCTTCGACCCGAACGCGATCGACTACCGCGCCCTGCGCAAGCCCCCGTCCGCAGCGCACCCGCTCGGCACCGACGAGGTGGGGCGCGACGTGCTGTCCCGGCTGCTCTGGGGAGCGCGCGCCTCGCTCCTCGCCGGCGTCATCCCGGTCATCATCGCGGTCGTCCTCAGCGTGCCGCTCGGGCTCCTCTCGGGCGTCGCCGGAGGTTGGCTCGACGGGCTTATAATGCGGATCAACGACGCCATGCTCTCGATCCCGTTTCTCATCGTCGCCATCGCGCTGGCCGCCTTCCTCGGCCCGGGCCTCGGCAAT
This window contains:
- a CDS encoding ABC transporter substrate-binding protein; the protein is MRAILTILTAILLFLPAPAHAQSVLRIGLNDDPDALDPTISRAYTGRLVFAALCDKLFDVTPDLKIVPQLATGYEWAADRKSIVIKLRPGVRFQDGEPFNAEAVRFNIDRHQNTPGSFRKSEIAEIASVDVVNDLTVRFNLSQPLVPLLAALTDRAGMMVSPKAAKALGDKLGTQPVCAGPYKFVQRVAQGKIVVEKVADYWDKGAFSIDRIEFVPITDSTSRLASLRSGDLQMIERASPTDLAEIRGDSKLKVTGVPELGYQMIPLNVANGAKSKVFADARVRQALDLAIDRETLVKTVFNGEYIAGNQFISPANPYYDQKMPVAKRDVAKAKQLLKDAGQSSLAFTLVVPPERDRQEASLILHAMWAEAGITANLQTQENVTMLQSGRKGDFEAYFTFWSGRPDPDGNVYSFTTCKGAQNDSHYCNADVDALLTKARQVADQAERKKLYDQATEIMAKDVPRLILWHRRVFTAFSSRVQGFTPYPDGIIRFRGLKLN
- a CDS encoding ABC transporter permease, whose product is MNVAPAVLGAPSGVVATRRYKAARQLARRPAAIVALAVVLAFILAALAAPLLAPFDPNAIDYRALRKPPSAAHPLGTDEVGRDVLSRLLWGARASLLAGVIPVIIAVVLSVPLGLLSGVAGGWLDGLIMRINDAMLSIPFLIVAIALAAFLGPGLGNAMIAIGIAALPTFVRLVRGTVLVIKTEEYVEAAQALGCSRPRVALRHILPNTLPPLFIQVSITVAAAIIAEASLSFLGLGQQPPAPSWGSMLNAAQRYLSQAPWMALYPGLMIFGIVMALNVLGDGLRDALDPRHQS
- a CDS encoding CoA transferase → MSEPPALPGAGRGGALAGVVIVELAETLAGEMAGGLLADLGATVIKIEPATGSPMRRRGPGLDGEDSLAFQSENRGKYSVRAEIADLSAEPWLARLLATADALVEDLGPGRLETAGLGPAALERRNPRLVTLRISPFGQTGPLAGVRGDDRIAQAFSGMQFVTGFPDRAPLAVTVPLAEGWTAIHGASGLLMAVFHARRSSRGQVVDIGLYQTALRMQEEVVVRHDRTGTVAERLGTESPIVVPANVYRTRDGGWIAVSGAGDQPFARLCQAIEKPDAPKDPRFSTPAARLQNRPASDELVGTWIAAHDQADVEARFAAAGVAGTAVRSADDIVGDAHVKAREAIVPLTSATGTEFLAPAAVPKLSRTPAAPPRRAPRLGEHTDIVRSAIEWLEARARVDAPERTFSSGWGPLRGVRVLDLSQWLAGPAAAALLGDFGADVIMVELPSVAADAQGRKSPGFVVTNRNKRSITLDVRAPVGREAFLALVRQSDVIVENFRPGTLERWDLAPATLLAANPRLVLLRSSGFGQSGPYTARAAFNPVGLAFGGITYLNGWPDRPPVRDGVMAGDYSTALFNVLGMVAALLRRDADGQGQVVDTAMFEAALRLTGDLLAARSALGIRRERAGGESPLYPASVTVEAADGRFVAASAPSWSAVGEALTRLGRRPPPEDRDGVREDVVKLVGTLPAAEAVAALRGAGLAASAVNSVADLVREPHCWSRGDLVRLTHPEMGEIVTQGIVPLLSRTPGRVAGWSRRPGSDNEAVLGGLLGYTTARIRELG
- a CDS encoding hemolysin family protein translates to MAVGILANGVFAGSEIALVSSRISRLAELRQRSVRGAAAAMQLKETPETFLATIQIAITAVGTLTSAVGGATAVEALSPWLMRVGLGGAAQTVALGIVIVAITYTSLIIGELTPKAIALGDPERLACLMAPLIAAISRASALIVHVLSASTNLVLKLLGMGTPKESPFVSEEDVRYLVREGARKGIFEKLEEQLVHNVFEFADTTVREIMTPCPHVKGLELGTAPEAVLGKALEVGHSRIPVYQGSVEAIVGIVTLKDLLAVVARGETLRLPSLLRAAVFVPETVRISHLLRQLQQTR
- a CDS encoding cation:proton antiporter — protein: MEFRDLLLGLVLVWLAAKLAGEGMERIGQTAVLGELLAGVIIGPGVLGLVHESEMLHALAELGVLILLFEVGLESDLGELLRAGAQATLVALIGVTLPFAVGYGVMHALGSPGLVAVFVGATLTATSVGITARVLADLGRLHDAAAKVILGAAVVDDILGLIILAVVTGIAQTGSMSLWSVSMLSAKAVLFLLVAILVGIRLAPTLIDWIGRLKARGTLIVYSVVFAVALAATADLIGLATIIGAFAAGLVLATTERRSHIEERVKPVADLLVPVFFVTIGMKVQPWMLNPFAENAQFGIAMLLTAVAVASKLTAGLAVYQRGVRRWPVAVGMVPRGEVGLIFAGAGLAAGVIAEDLYSALVAVVMLTTFVAPPWLKALYKAPK
- a CDS encoding ABC transporter permease is translated as MVLWLYVARRIAILVPTLFFVSVLIFSLQQLLPGDAAVALAGEENDPAAVAAIRARYHLDRPVVVQYGLWLGRVLVGDFGESLRSRIPVRELLASKLPVTVELAFCSMLIALCIGIPAGILSATRKGTAVDVVANFFALSGLSVPHFWLGIMLILLFAVRLGWLPASGYVPPWEDLRRNLTTILLPSLVLGTGVAGVIMRHTRSAMLQTLGADYVRTARAKSVPERLVVLKHALRNALIPVITLGAIEFGRLLSGAVLTEQVFAIPGFGKLLVDGVFNRDYAVVQAVVLVSAMLYVLLNLGADVLYFLANPRLRDST
- a CDS encoding amidohydrolase family protein, with translation MLRIIDMECSVPYGANVEKKPAAAPAEAAGAATEKPAGYGMANYGRIFRARREGADHRPDEELDDYVEKLGKLGIVRSVPFGISNEEQAQLLRRFPGRFLGLARISINAFHGMSGVRELERLVRDEGFCALGISALVDCIPARDRRYYPLYTKAAELGIPVRIYSSMNYANDRPYDLGHPANLDQVAMDFPELKIIGGLGGWPWVNEMVALVRRHPNLYMDTSAHRGRYLGQPGSGWEMLMQFGNTLIQDKVLVGLSAGLIGQPYETLIQEYLALPLKDAVKEKWLYGNAARVFGLA